The Leucothrix mucor DSM 2157 DNA window GCTGCGTGGCTATCTTGGAGCGAGTTTAATCCAAAATATGGGTATTAAGCAGGTGGCTTTTTTACAAGGTGGTTTGTCAGCTTGGAGTAAGCAGGGTTTTGCGGTTCGGGGTAATCCAGAATACAAGGCCAAGTCGCGTTGGTTGTTGAGCAAGCAAGAAGCTCGTAAAGCGATGGGGATGAAAGTGCAGGTGGATGCAGAAGGCAGCCAAGCGATTAAGGGCATTCCTAATGTGACCCAACTGCCCTATGAAACGGCTGCGAGTAGTTATTTGAAGCCGGTAATGGCTGCCTCAAAGCAGCAACCCGTTTTGCTGGCCTGTAATACCTATGGCGGCTGTTTTCACAGTACCAATTTGGCTTGGTTAATTGAGCATAATGGCGGCAAGGTATTGGGGGTTTACGATGAAAGCGGCAAGCACATGAGTCAGTTCTTTGACTGAGCAGGTCGGTTTACAGGGCGAGCAGTCGGTGCAGGCTAACAGTGTGCCTGCAAAGTATGCCACGTTGAAGCAGGCTGAGCGTGCGGGCTTAATTGTACCTCGTAGCTTATTGCTTGATGGCGAGCACTCTCAGGCTGATATTGAGCAGTTTTTGAACGCCTCCGCGGATAGCCGTTTTATTGTGAGAAGTGCGGTTGAGTCAGAAGATAGCAGTGAGCATTCATTGGCCGGGCATTTTTGGAGCTCTGCTGCGGTAGCGAGAGAGCTTGTTGCAGAGACAGTTATCCAAGCGCAGCAAGCTAATCAGGCAGTGCTCGACTCATTGCAGTCAGCATCACATCCCCAATTGATTTTGCAGGAATATATTGAGCATACGGTTGGTGGTGTGTTGTTTAGCCCTTGGAGTTTTTTCACTGACTACGTCTATATTGAATATTCCGATGCAGGAGTGAAGCGGGTAGTTGAGGGTGGTGCGAGCCATAGTGCCGTGCTCTGCGTTGATGCGCAGTATGTTGATCCTTTGCCTTTGCTTGATGCCTTAAGTCACCTCAAATCTGAGCTGGCTTTGTTATGCAATCAGTTGCGTGGCATTTATGATTTTCCGGTTGATTGTGAGTGGGCTTATGACAGTCAAAAGCACTGCGTGGTGGTGCTTCAGGTAAGGCCGCAGACGCATTTTGTTGGGCCAGTGTTACCGTACTCAAAGGCTGATGCGCATTTGCTAAATGATTGGTCTGGGCATGGCATTGATCAGGCGATAACGTCAGCTGACTTAAGTGAAGCTTGGCAATTTACGGCACTCTCTGAGAGCTTGGGTCGATTATCTCCACTGTCTTTTAGCTTGCTACAGCAGCTTTATACCGACTCGATACCCATGCTTCATTTGCTGGGATGGAAAGCGAAAGCAGTCGATTTTATGTGCTATACACCCGATGGGACGGTTTTGGTTGACCCTAGCCGCGAGCAATCGTTTTATAAGCTGACGTTATTCGGTGGTTTTCAGCGAGGCATACACCAAGCCAAAATTCAGCAGGAAGCCCAGCGTGCCATGAGTGAATACGATCATTCAGCGGCATTTTCTTATGACACACTATTGCAGTTATTCCGTTATTGGATTACGGCGAATATTTGTAGCGCAGGGGCAGGCAGAGAGAGTTTAGAGGGGAGCTTTGCATCCGACTCGCCACATGCTTACGAGCTGGCTTGGGTGACTGAGTTAGCCATTGAGAAACCCGATAAACTTAGTTCTTGGAATGAGCTTAATCGCTGGGGTCGGGCGTTGTTTCTATTTGAGTTGAATAAGCTTAAGCGTGAACTGAGGCAAGCCACTCAACAGGCTAATGATAAAACAGAGCCGCACAATCCATCCCAGCAAAGTTCAAACGTTGAAAATTACAAATTATTTTGTACTTGGCGTGAGTATCAAGCCGGTGATTATCAATCAGGAAAATCAGGACAGCATCAACAAGCCCCTTATGCCTTATACGACTTTGCATTCTTGTCTGCGGATGAGAGCGGTGATATTCAATCACTAGCCTCAAGCAAAACAGTAGAAGGGCCGGTATATATCATTGAAAACCCTTCTGTGGTTAATGGCATTCCGGCTGATTGCATACTGATCACACCGTATTTTGATAACCGTTGGGTGGGCTTGATTCGCCACTGTAAGGGTATTGTAGTGACTCGTGGCAGCCGCTTATCACACTCGGCAATTGTCGCCAGAGAGTACGATGTGCCTTACTACGTGATGCCGCAGTTGAGTTTGGACACGCTGCAAAGCGGCCAACAGATGGTATTGGATTCAGCCGGTTTAAAACCTGCAAAGCCGCCTTAAACTGATATTTTTTGCCCACTTCCGCGACACACCTATATAATGCCCCTCAGCCAATTATCCACTCTCTTTTTTTTTGGATCGAATATATACCTATGAAAACATTTAAATGTACTTGTCCAGATGAGCAGATTTTATTTTTTGAAAGCAGCCATTGCCTGGCTTGTGATAGAACAGTGGGGCTTGATGACTGGTTCGATAAAGTAGAGCCGTATAATTTAGATGAAGAAAGTGGGCACTATTACAAAGACTCGAAGCCAGACGTTCATTATCAAAAATGTGACAACCATGCGGAATACAAAGTCTGTAATGGCATGGTCAATCTGGATACCTTTGTGCCGGTTGAAGACGAGGATGAAGTGCTGTGTTTCGCCTGCCGCTTTAATAAAACAATTCCAGATCTCACTGTGGTTGAGCACATTCCCTTGTGGAAAAAAATGGAAGTCGCTAAGCGACGCGCTATTTATACGCTGAAAGCATTATCACTGCCGCTGCGCAATTTTAATGAGGATGCGAAGGGCGGTTTGAGCTTTTCATTTACCACCGATCGTGATGTGAATGATAACTTCATTAGCCGATTAGAAGATCAGGAGCCGGTATTTACCGGTCATAGCAGTGGCCATATCACCATTAATCTGGCTGAAGCGAATGACGTAGCTCGCTCCCATACCAAGCTGGCCATGGGTGAGCGCTACCGCACTTTGCTGGGGCATTTCCGCCATGAGCTTGGACATTATTATTTTGAGAAGTTAATTTTAGGTTCGCCTGAAAAGCATGCCCTGTGCAAACAGTATTTTGGTGATGATGAGCTAAGCTACCAAGATGCGCTGGATCGGCACTATAAAGAGGGTGCACCCAAAAACTGGCGCGAGTCATTTATCAGCGAATACGCCACGATGCACCCTTATGAAGATTGGGCTGAAACGTGGGCGCATTATATGCACATTATGGATACGCTTGAGACGGCAAAGAACTTTTCGATTACTGGCTCGACGTCCGCCAATGCAGAGGAAACTGAAGAAGTTGAGGACTTAAGTTTGCCGCAGGATGCTTACTTCTTCTCTGGCCAAACCTCGATCACCAGTATTTTGGATACCTGGATAGACTTCTCGGTGATTCTGAACTCATTGAACCGCAGTATGGGAATGAATGATGCTTATCCCTTTGTGCTGACTCAGCCAGTGCGTACCAAGCTGTCATTTGTGCACCATGCCATTCATGACCGCTTGCATCGTATGCCAAAGTTGACAGCAGCGGAGAGTAAGGTTAAGCCGGAAACAGTTGCTAAGGCTTAACAGCCGCAAGCAATGTCAGGAGCCAGCAGTGGGATGCTGACTTCTTGGCAGGCGAGCTTGGCTTATTGCGCTTCTTTCACCCGAATTTTACTTTTAGCCACTTTACTTTCGTGCAGCGCTTTCAACGCTGTTTTGGCTTCTGTTTCATCGGGCATTTCTACAAAGGCAAAGCCCTTCGATTGGCCGGTTGCTTTATCTAGCACCAAATCACAGCTTTCAACCGTTCCGTGAGCGGCGAATAGTTCGTGGATTTCTTTTTCGGTAGTGGTACGCGCAAGGTTTCTGACTAGAAGTTTCATAATGAACCATTTGGTTAAATTGGCGCACAGTATACCTTACTTGTGAAGTTTCAGACGGACACACCACTGAATATCGGATAAAAACCAATAAACCTGACAGGTAGTGTATAACTAGAGCCAGAATATAAAAATAATGTTAATTAAAAGTTACCCCCATGAAGCTAGTTAACCCTAAATCTTCGCGTAAAGCAGCCTATTTTGCGGAATCTAAGCCGACGATTCGTAAGCGGTTAATGCCCGTTTTATTGATTTTGCTTGCCGCGTTTACGGTCGCTTTTTTGACTGAGGGGATTGTTGCGCTAGATGCCACTGCTCAGCTGCCCACTAATTTCGCTTTTTTCATGAAGTGGATCGATGAAGTCATTCTGCTATCAACGATTGCAGGCTTGTGCGTTGGTATTTATCAGTTAAAAAAAGACCGTGTCCGCTCATCAACCAATTGGCTACTCTTTACCTGCACGGTCAGTATTATTGCACAGGCATTTACCAATGGAGGAATGGGGGAAACTCCGTTAATTATTTATCCTCTGTTGATTATGACCGCCGGCTTTTTTGCCAATATCCATACCATGGAAGTGGTCGCACGCTCATGCATGGTCAGTATTATTGCGCTTTACCTACTCGGTGTTTTTGGTATTAAGCCACTGGATTTGAGTGAAAAAGACCCGATCGAGACCTTTATGCGCCTTGATCAGATGATTTACTGCCTACTGATTATGGAAGTGTGTTTTCGAACCATCAAAATGTTCGTTGATGACTACGGCGCGATTTTGGATCGGGTTAGAAAAGACCGGAAAAAATTAGATTTTATTGCCAACCACGACAAGCTGACAGGCCTACCGAATCGCCATTCTTGCGAAGCGCATTTTGATGAGTTGTTCCGACTGAGTCCGGCCACTCCTGGCATGAGCCATTTATTGCTGTTCGTGGATATTGATAACTTTAAAAACATCAATACACGCTTTGGACACAACGGTGGTGATGAAGCACTGTCCACCGTCGCCAGACGCTTGGATCAAGCCTTTGAAAAAGATAATGCCGTTGTTAGCCGAATTGGCGGTGATGAATTTATTATCATGTTATTTATGCAGGCTGATCAGCTGGAAACCCGTTTGCATGGGATGATGAAGCAGCTGGCTGAGCCATTAACTATTTTTGACCAGACCGAATATATTACCTGCTCAATGGGCGTGATCGAGATTAAGAACGATACGTCATCCTTTAAAGAGGAATATCGCAAAGCCGATATGGCAATGAATCGCGCTAAGAAGACGGGCAAAAACCGTTTCTGTTATTTCAACCAGTCGTTAAATGATACTGCAGTCAAGAATATTGAACTCGGTGCAGGCTTACATGAAGCCTTAAAGAATGATGAGTTTGTTCTGTTTTACCAACCTCAGGTCGATTTAGCCACCGGTAAAGTGGTCGGCGCTGAAGCCTTAATTCGTTGGTTCAGACAAGATGGGCAGATGATTTCCCCCGCTGATTTTATTCCGATTGCGGAGAAAAACGGTAGCATTATCGGCATGACGCTTTGGGTAATTCGCCAGTCTTGTATTGATTGCGCACGCTGGTATGCGGATGGGTTTAAAGACTTATTTGTCAGCGTGAATGTGCCATCGATGATGCTGGCTGAAGGAAATTTACCGCAGATTATTCGCGAGGAATGTGCCGCAGTGGGTTTAGACCCTAAGTACCTAGAACTTGAATTAACCGAGTCGGTTATTTTAGAAAATGGTGATGATATTCAACGTCAGCTACAAGATATTCGCGATATGGGCGTTAGCTTGGCGATTGATGACTTTGGTACGGGCTACTCAAATCTTAGCTACTTAAGCCGGTTGAATGTGCAGAAGTTGAAGGTCGATCAGTACTTTGTGATGAACCTGCTGAAGTCAAATTCAGACCGCACAATTGTGCATGCCATCACACACATTGCGAGTAGCTTTGGAATGAAAACAGTGGCTGAAGGTGTCGAAGATACTGCGCTGATTAAGCCACTGCTGGATTTACACTGCACCATCGGGCAAGGTTATTTGTGGTCAAAGCCGGTGCCATTGGATTCATTTATGACGCTGTTAAATGACTACTCACCGACTAAGCAACTGGCTGAAGCCACCGCTTAGCTTATTCGATTAGCTCCCAAAAGGCTTTCACTAGCGGATTCTTCAGATTCCGCTTTAGTGTGAATAGCCCAATGTTGAAAGGCTCCAGTGCTGGCTGTACGTTGAGTATCTGGATGCGTTCAGCCAGCGGACTATTATCCAAGACAATTTTAGGCACCACGCCCACGCCAAGCCCAAGGCTCACCATACTCACAATTGCCTCATAACCTTCTACTTGCGCATAGGTGCGAGGGTTAATCCCCATTGCTTTAAACCACTCATCCAAACGATTGCGGGCGATTCCGGTTTCAGATAACACCATGGGCACACTGGCCCACGCTTCGGCGGAGTCTGGTTCGCTAATCGGGACATCAGGATCGAGTGGATTCACTGGCGCAATAAAGACCAGTGGGGTCATTGAGAGTGGTTTAAAGGTTACTTCACGCGGCAGCGAATTAGGGTGCGCCGCGATACAAATATCCTCATGACCGGCAGCAATTCGACTAATCGCAAGCTCCGGAACGCCCGTATGAAGTTTGATTTCAATCCCCGGATAGTCAGGCCGGAAGCGGTTTAGCAGGTCAAACAGAATGCTGTAAGAGGCGGTGACTGAGCAATATAAACTAATTTTTCCCTGCAACTCGCCACTGTTATCGGCGAGCTCCTTGCGGATGAGTTGCCATTGATTGCTGGCTTCATTGGCATATTTCAGAAAGGTTTTCCCTTCATTGGTTAGCGTCACCTTGCGATTATCGCGATTAAACAGGCGCACATCCAACTCTTCTTCAAGCTGTCGAATATTTCGCGAGAGCGCTGAAACGCTGACATTGCAGACCTCGCTGGCTTTACCGAAGTGCAGGCTTTTGGCGAGGGCTAAGAAGTTGTTTAGGTTGCGTGTGTTCATGGGAATAATAGTAACTCAGTATCAGTGACTATGGTTTTAAGTTGTGAAAGTATGTAGGCCTAATGATCATAAATTTTATCCTCCACGATTTAATATAGGATGTCGCCGTGTCCCCAGTCTCAGATCTCCTCGACCAATACAAAACTACGTTTCCAGAAATCACCGATATTGCTCAAGCGAAAGAAGTATTTTGGAAAAATCCAAAGTTGTTGCCATATGAGCAAGCCAAGCATTTAAGTGAGTTTACTGAGGTTTCAGAGCAGGGTGCTGCTAATCGTTTAGCGCGCTTTGCGCCTTACATCATGAGTGCTTTTCCTGAGACTAAAGCGTCTGGTGGGATTATAGAGTCTGAACTGGTAGAAGTACCGAATGCGCTTGCCAAGTTAGAAGCCTACTACGGGAAAGCACTAGTAGGGCGCTTGATGGTAAAACTTGATTGCAACCTTCCCATTGCTGGCTCGGTAAAGGCGCGTGGTGGGATTTATGAAGTGCTGAAATATGCTGAAACGCTGGCCATAGAAAATGGATTGGTATCGAAAGGTGATGACTATTCGGTGTTTGATTCAGATGGGTTTAGAGCGTTCTTTAGTGACTACTCGATTGTGGTCGGCTCGACAGGGAACTTAGGGCTGAGTATTGGCATTATGGGCGCGAGTTTAGGGCTGAAAGCTACCGTGCACATGTCCGCCGATGCGAGGCAGTGGAAGAAGGATTTACTGCGCTCTAAAGGCGTTACGGTTATTGAATATGAATCGGACTATAGCCATGCGGTTGAGCAAGGTCGCTTAGAGTCTTCCCAAGACCCCAAAAGTCATTTTGTGGATGATGAGTCCTCGAAAGACTTATTCCTTGGTTACTCAGTCGCAGCTAGGCGCTTACAGCAACAGTTGATTGCTCAGGGAATTGCGGTTGATGCTGAGCATCCGCTGTATATCTATTTGCCTTGTGGCGTGGGCGGTGGTCCTGGTGGAATTAGTTTTGGTATGAAGCTGGTATTTGGCGATCATGTGCATTGCTACTTTGTTGAGCCAACCCATGCGCCAGCGGTATTACTGGGAATGGGAACCGGACAGCACGAAAACATTAGCGCGCAGGATATTGGTTTGGATGGTTTGACCGCTGCTGATGGCTTAGCAGTGAGTCGAGCATCTGGCATGGTGTGTCGGGAGATGGAGCCGCTTTTAGATGGTGTATTCACGCTTGATGATCAGGAGTTATTTAAGTTGTTAGCGCTAGTGTTTGATGCAGAGGGAATCAAGGTCGAGCCTTCTGCGGCGGCGGGCTTGGCCGGTATTGCCAGAGTTTTACAAGCAGATGGGGCTTTAGAGAGTAAGGCGACGCATATTGTTTGGGCTACTGGTGGCAGTATGGTGCCGGATGAGGAATGGCAGGGCTATTATCAAAACGGGGTAGAGGCACGTTAGTACTGACAATCCCCAAGAGGAATTAGGTGGAGGTATGTTTTAGCCGTAAAAGAGGCATTATATTGATGCGCCGTGTATAATACGCCGCTGATTAAATTAGCCTGATAGGCAGGTAACATGAAAGAGTGTAATTCATGCGGCAAGTGCTGCATCAAATACAGCAACGGACAGCTTTCGGCCTCAGAAGAGGAAGTAAAGTACTGGGAAGTTTTCAAACCAGAAATCGCTGAATACGTGCGAAATGGTGAGCTTTGGTTAAGCCCTGACACGGGCAAACTAATCGAACGCTGCCCATGGTTGAAGAAAGCACCCAACTCCAATGTGTATACCTGCGATATTTACTACGACCGGCCTGATGACTGCCGTTTCTATCCCACCACCATTGCTGAAATGGTTAAGGATGAATGCGAGATGCTGGAGTCCTACGACTTTGTAAACGTCAAGCAGGCGCAGATCAGGTTGGATAGAATCATGGCAGATAGCCGGCCAGCGGTAGAGTAGCGCGATACCGTTGCAAAAACTGGGATACAGCATTTCATTTATATCAATTTACGAAATGCTGAGCATCCTATAAACTGCGCACATAATTCATTCGATACACCCCACATACGGAAATTTTTATGTCTAACAACTACTTCAACACCTTGCCACTCCGTGAGCAACTTGAGCAATTGGCAAAATGCCGCTTTATGGACCTGTCTGAGTTTTCAGATGGCGTTGCAGCGCTGAAAGGCAAGAAAATGGTCGTCATTGGTTGTGGCGCACAGGGCTTAAACCAAGGTTTGAACCTGCGTGATAGTGGTCTGGATGTATCTTACACCT harbors:
- the ilvY gene encoding HTH-type transcriptional activator IlvY; translation: MNTRNLNNFLALAKSLHFGKASEVCNVSVSALSRNIRQLEEELDVRLFNRDNRKVTLTNEGKTFLKYANEASNQWQLIRKELADNSGELQGKISLYCSVTASYSILFDLLNRFRPDYPGIEIKLHTGVPELAISRIAAGHEDICIAAHPNSLPREVTFKPLSMTPLVFIAPVNPLDPDVPISEPDSAEAWASVPMVLSETGIARNRLDEWFKAMGINPRTYAQVEGYEAIVSMVSLGLGVGVVPKIVLDNSPLAERIQILNVQPALEPFNIGLFTLKRNLKNPLVKAFWELIE
- a CDS encoding zinc-binding metallopeptidase family protein; protein product: MKTFKCTCPDEQILFFESSHCLACDRTVGLDDWFDKVEPYNLDEESGHYYKDSKPDVHYQKCDNHAEYKVCNGMVNLDTFVPVEDEDEVLCFACRFNKTIPDLTVVEHIPLWKKMEVAKRRAIYTLKALSLPLRNFNEDAKGGLSFSFTTDRDVNDNFISRLEDQEPVFTGHSSGHITINLAEANDVARSHTKLAMGERYRTLLGHFRHELGHYYFEKLILGSPEKHALCKQYFGDDELSYQDALDRHYKEGAPKNWRESFISEYATMHPYEDWAETWAHYMHIMDTLETAKNFSITGSTSANAEETEEVEDLSLPQDAYFFSGQTSITSILDTWIDFSVILNSLNRSMGMNDAYPFVLTQPVRTKLSFVHHAIHDRLHRMPKLTAAESKVKPETVAKA
- a CDS encoding RNA recognition motif domain-containing protein; amino-acid sequence: MKLLVRNLARTTTEKEIHELFAAHGTVESCDLVLDKATGQSKGFAFVEMPDETEAKTALKALHESKVAKSKIRVKEAQ
- a CDS encoding YkgJ family cysteine cluster protein, with the protein product MKECNSCGKCCIKYSNGQLSASEEEVKYWEVFKPEIAEYVRNGELWLSPDTGKLIERCPWLKKAPNSNVYTCDIYYDRPDDCRFYPTTIAEMVKDECEMLESYDFVNVKQAQIRLDRIMADSRPAVE
- a CDS encoding D-serine ammonia-lyase; its protein translation is MSPVSDLLDQYKTTFPEITDIAQAKEVFWKNPKLLPYEQAKHLSEFTEVSEQGAANRLARFAPYIMSAFPETKASGGIIESELVEVPNALAKLEAYYGKALVGRLMVKLDCNLPIAGSVKARGGIYEVLKYAETLAIENGLVSKGDDYSVFDSDGFRAFFSDYSIVVGSTGNLGLSIGIMGASLGLKATVHMSADARQWKKDLLRSKGVTVIEYESDYSHAVEQGRLESSQDPKSHFVDDESSKDLFLGYSVAARRLQQQLIAQGIAVDAEHPLYIYLPCGVGGGPGGISFGMKLVFGDHVHCYFVEPTHAPAVLLGMGTGQHENISAQDIGLDGLTAADGLAVSRASGMVCREMEPLLDGVFTLDDQELFKLLALVFDAEGIKVEPSAAAGLAGIARVLQADGALESKATHIVWATGGSMVPDEEWQGYYQNGVEAR
- a CDS encoding PEP-utilizing enzyme gives rise to the protein MTEQVGLQGEQSVQANSVPAKYATLKQAERAGLIVPRSLLLDGEHSQADIEQFLNASADSRFIVRSAVESEDSSEHSLAGHFWSSAAVARELVAETVIQAQQANQAVLDSLQSASHPQLILQEYIEHTVGGVLFSPWSFFTDYVYIEYSDAGVKRVVEGGASHSAVLCVDAQYVDPLPLLDALSHLKSELALLCNQLRGIYDFPVDCEWAYDSQKHCVVVLQVRPQTHFVGPVLPYSKADAHLLNDWSGHGIDQAITSADLSEAWQFTALSESLGRLSPLSFSLLQQLYTDSIPMLHLLGWKAKAVDFMCYTPDGTVLVDPSREQSFYKLTLFGGFQRGIHQAKIQQEAQRAMSEYDHSAAFSYDTLLQLFRYWITANICSAGAGRESLEGSFASDSPHAYELAWVTELAIEKPDKLSSWNELNRWGRALFLFELNKLKRELRQATQQANDKTEPHNPSQQSSNVENYKLFCTWREYQAGDYQSGKSGQHQQAPYALYDFAFLSADESGDIQSLASSKTVEGPVYIIENPSVVNGIPADCILITPYFDNRWVGLIRHCKGIVVTRGSRLSHSAIVAREYDVPYYVMPQLSLDTLQSGQQMVLDSAGLKPAKPP
- a CDS encoding putative bifunctional diguanylate cyclase/phosphodiesterase, whose amino-acid sequence is MKLVNPKSSRKAAYFAESKPTIRKRLMPVLLILLAAFTVAFLTEGIVALDATAQLPTNFAFFMKWIDEVILLSTIAGLCVGIYQLKKDRVRSSTNWLLFTCTVSIIAQAFTNGGMGETPLIIYPLLIMTAGFFANIHTMEVVARSCMVSIIALYLLGVFGIKPLDLSEKDPIETFMRLDQMIYCLLIMEVCFRTIKMFVDDYGAILDRVRKDRKKLDFIANHDKLTGLPNRHSCEAHFDELFRLSPATPGMSHLLLFVDIDNFKNINTRFGHNGGDEALSTVARRLDQAFEKDNAVVSRIGGDEFIIMLFMQADQLETRLHGMMKQLAEPLTIFDQTEYITCSMGVIEIKNDTSSFKEEYRKADMAMNRAKKTGKNRFCYFNQSLNDTAVKNIELGAGLHEALKNDEFVLFYQPQVDLATGKVVGAEALIRWFRQDGQMISPADFIPIAEKNGSIIGMTLWVIRQSCIDCARWYADGFKDLFVSVNVPSMMLAEGNLPQIIREECAAVGLDPKYLELELTESVILENGDDIQRQLQDIRDMGVSLAIDDFGTGYSNLSYLSRLNVQKLKVDQYFVMNLLKSNSDRTIVHAITHIASSFGMKTVAEGVEDTALIKPLLDLHCTIGQGYLWSKPVPLDSFMTLLNDYSPTKQLAEATA